tttagttttacagaaaaaaaattataaccagTCGCATCAAAATAAAGAGAGAAGAACTTTTATGCCCTAATTAAATTACTCAAATTTCGTGTAATGtaaaaaattaactttaatCGGGAGGTTATAAATCTATAATAGGTTGATGGAGTCGATCATTTTCAGTAACCCTTTTTTGTTATGTGTACTCTTCAAAGCATCTCTTGCTCCTATCAGTGCCGTGCGAAGGTTTACGGAAGCCTGAGatgatttcaaaaatatattttacatgatatatttttaatatatatatatatatatatataacactccAAAGTTTTGAATTATTACATAAAcgttttctaaattttctttaccaaaattttataaaataaaatttttaaatcattatgCATTTGTAGTATAAATACAaagatataaatttttgattgaaaTGTTGGTAGCTGTCAAAAATGTAAATCTTAACATTTAAATTAGctataataaactatatattgaaaatattatattttctttatcaaattctcataaatatataaaataagtcTAACTCATAGCATATAAAAGAAAAGACCAATGTGATCAAATATTTAcagttttttaaaagtagaatctttatagttttatttaaaatatagcaAAAATGATCACAAACTTAGATACTTTAAACAAAAGTccaatttaaattcaaataaaaataaaaatctaactaaGAGAATATGTTAACTACTatgtaaaagttttttttttttgtaatttaagaCCCTAAAATTTCTACAAAATTTGGGGGTTCTagacaaatgtttttttgaaaagccTCTAAACACGGTTCTCGCTCCTATTAATTGTCCCTCGATTAATAAAAGCTTGCGTTTGCGACAACTTACACGGATAAAGTTCTTTgtcaagaaaatatatttaaattcgCATTAACAACATATTTGAAACTTCATCTTGCCTTAGAATCACTCAACCAGATTGTCCAAGGAAAGGTTAAGGAAATGAatagtttaatttatacataaagGAACTTCCTGGATATAAATATTCACTTTTTGACGTTGTATAGtaagtttttaataacttttgaaCTTACCAAGTGTTTCTTTTAGTTATTTTGAAAGATTATATTCATTCCGTAATTTACTTATTAGTTTGTATAACACATAGGCTTCTTACAATGATCGTAAACATACACGTTTGTTTCTTTAAGCATCAATGTCAATAtgcaataaaaacaaaaattaagttccgagaaaataaaacagaagACTTTTTAAGCCACCTTAATTCTTCTCCGAAAGCAATATATAGGCCGCTAATTAACACCACCACGTAATCGCCAAGGAGAACGACCGCAGTTCTGGATAGAACCAACACGTGGCACCGGCACACATGAGATGGAAGCCTGGTGACGTTAACTTTGGCTGACGTTAAGATAGTTTTTTCTACACGTGCTGGCCCATGGGTGGGTCGTTGTTGTTTTGAGATTATGCGGTTTCATAGTGTTGAGCGAGTAACCGCGTAGCCATAAAACGCATGGCGATTGCGTTCAGTAACGTTACACCGACTCAGCTTCGCAATCGTTGACATTTTCATTGTAGCTTGTAAAAGTTAACAACCATGAAGATTAGTAGTACTCTTCTTTTGTTGGTTCAACTAttagtattcttttagaacCCGAAATAAACGTAACTTATAATTACTAAATGAACTAATGTATACACGATATCTTAATATTTTTCGAAATACATTATACAATGTAAATAAAAGTGTAAAATTTCACCCCATATTTGAGCTATAagtttaccaatttttttttattaatactcCATTCATTTCGGTATAAGCAATATATTTATACTCAAgtttacttaatatttattcaaaaagTATATATCAGTTATTTCTAAACTAAGAAAAtaggtacttttttttttttttttttttttttgtaaaaagacTTTCATATTAAAGTGCAAGAAACTACATAGTATGAGTTTTCACTCATAAGTTTGATAAAGTTTGACACAAATCAAAGGGTATAGAGACCCTAGATAAAGATTCACATTTGAATCTTAGAAAACAAGATAGTTAAAGACATTAACTAGTGATTTTGGTTCCCTCGGCCACGATGACCTTTTTTACCTCTTCCACTAGCCTTTGTCCACCCCATATCTTGAACCTTTTGTGTTGGTTTTATAGTCCTTCCACCTCTAGTTATGGTGTAACTAGAGGAATCTCCAACCACATCAAAACCATTACCTTTTCCAATAATAGGCGGAGTATCCTCCGTATGGAGGTTGGTGGATGATCAAGAGTGGAGAGGAAAACGAGGATCAAATGGTTGCTCAATTTAGAAGTTTCAAAGTCTTCCAAAATGATAGAATGTGAGGGAATGCTTTCCATAATGGTGTGTGAACTGGCGCAGCTTTCTCTAGTGCTGCTAACAAGGGTTAAGTTGTGATTAATCTGTGAGCAAGGGTCCGAGTGTACCTCATGCGAATGTTGTAACCGGACAAGCAAATGCATCCGGTAGGAGAAATGAGCGCAATGTGGCTTTGTGAAAGTCTCATGTGTTGGTGCTGGGCAATGGGTGAGCGTGGAGTTGGCTCATCGGGATGTTGTCTACACCAGATGCGGAGGAATTTGCAACAACTTAACAATGTCCACCATTGGGATCTCTTCATGTGTTACATGATGTTCTTTGTAAGGGATACATAATCTTGTGACTGAGGTGGTAATATAGCACCTCTTCTCCTTGTGTCCAAGTGCTCCACCTTTCACAAGCACTAGGAATCCAAGAGTACTCAACTTCTACGAAGTAGATATTACCTTGCTTGTCATCAAGTGCAATGAGCTTCGGGAATGGTTTATCTAACTCCACCTCAACTAGTATTTTTGCTTCCCCCATGTTGATTGGATCTAAACGGGCCTTGTGTGTAAGCATAGGCTCTCCCAAACCCGATGCTATGTGGCTGATTCCTAGTCTAGAGAAGCAAGAATCTGGAATATTCTTAAGCGTTATCCACACCGGCAAGGTAGATATCTCGGGTGTTTTAAATGAGTCAACGGGATTCCAAGGAGCCACAAAGAGTAGACAATCATCAACATGTCACACGCCTCTTTGAATAACCCATTTACGAGTATTTTCATGAGGAATATGGAATAAATATGATGAGTCTCCTAACTTTCGGCAGGAAATCTTACATTCCCGACCCCATAACCTATTCAGAACTGCATGGATAAGACCCCCAGGCGGATTTGAACACCTATGAAAATAGGTACTTTTAACAAGGGAAAATGATGAGAATAGTAACCGTGCAAAATTATGTACAGCGATGAGGAGCTTCAAAAATGAATTAGGATGTTGCTTTGCCTTTCAAAAAAGAATTATGGTGTTACTAATTACGTACGAACACCGATATATCTAACTGTATTTTGGCGAAATGATGTGTAAGTGTATATAAAGACTTGTCTAATTCACGATGATAAATTAATCACATCCTTAATGAttgattaattattaaaatatcgaATCCCTTGACTTCACTCAAACACCTTCACGATGACCTCATCTGATGCAACACAAGATATTAATAATTACACGTATATACACacatacacatatattataCGTGTAAAACATGAGATTCTCTGCGATATCTCGGTCTATATAGGTTGCAACTTTTCTCATAGTTGTGTCTTCTCTTCCTACTTGACTcttcaataaaatcatatatatcctAAGTAACCCCTAACTttctttctaaaaatatttctctCTTTCAATGTCAGAAGAAGAACTTCAAGAATCAGACGTTATATTTTCCGATGATTATTTCATAAACAGCAACAAGAATAGCAGCAAGGAAAACAACAAAGGAAAGAAACCAGCGACGGTGAAAAAGTCATCTCCGGTAACAATTCCATCGAGAACTACATTCCGGTGGCCGGAAgttgaagaggaggaggatgagAGTGAAATGACGCCGCCACATGTCATCATCGGAAAACGAAGAGTGGAGTCGCAAATGGCGTTTTCGTTTAGTACCCTTAAAGGAAGAGACCTGAGTCGTCACCGTATCTCGGTTCTTAGGATGACCGGTTTTTTGGAAGCTTAATTGATCTTAAAATACAGCCGAACTGGTCCGGTTAAGGTTTATAAATGAACCAATGTATGacgatattaattttttttcttaattattgcTAAAAGAAAAGTTCAATATAGGGAATAATTTCCCATATTTTACCATTTAAGATATtaacaataataattatttatgttaaattattgtttggtttcttgagaaaatgaaaaacatataagAATCAAATCTTATGTTAAATTGAGTTATGTACGGGGTTTAATTTGCTTGTGAAGTAACGGGTTTCTTGTAGTGATGTCAAACGGGTTGTTCCGTCCCGTCCCGGCCCGGACCGCTGCGGGTTTTTTCTTTTGCGGGTTAAGGCGGGTCAGGCCCGCGCGGGATGCGGTCTCCAAAAGGTCGGCCCAAGCCCGCCCCGCCGAAATGCACAAGCCTTTTCAGGTCGTCCCGCGGGCTGCGAACCTTCAGGTGCACCAATCGACTTCTAAGCGCTGTGTGCTGCTCCATAACACGTATTGACGCTGCATGCTGCTCCAGGAGACGAGGACGCTTCATGTACGTGTTAAAACTGTACAATTTAGGCTTTTATACTACATATCTAACttcatattgttcttgtagTCAATTTCAATTCATATCAGTTCTTGAAGTCATGTACACACAAACAAGCTCGACTTATAGTGCATGTAGAAGCTGAGATGTGTAGtcttaacaaattttaaataaagaaaaacaccaaatagcagtcaaaacaaaaccaagcaAGTAAAACAAGATGTAGCagattgtaaaaaataaaaacaccaaatcaaaaaaacaattcaagcttcctcatcttcatcttccccaTTGACAATTGACTGAAATGATGGcactttctcttcttcaccatcaccATCGATTTCTTCATCTGTAAATATCAGAAATTTCATTTACTTAGGACTAAGGGATAATGATACTCTACAAGAAATAATAATGTGAATTAATTACCATGTGCATAAGATTCGTATCCCTTGATCCAATTTCTAGTGCATATCAAAGCTTGCACATTTTTTGGGAGAAGACGGCTCCTGTATTTGTTAAGAACTCTAGATCCAATGCTAAAAGAGGACTCTGAAGCCACTGTTGTGATTGGAATACTTAGCAGGTCACATGCCATTGCAGGCAAATCCCCATACCGATGGGCATTATCCTTCCACCAATCGAGGATGTCCAAGCTCTGAAAATTAGTAATGTCCAGAGGTGGTTCATCAAGATAAGCTTCTAGAGGTGTTTTTTCCAGTCGCAACCCCACTGACTTTGCGAAATGCAAAGAAATCCTAAGAAggttatttagaaaaaaattagaaatgaaaagagagatgaacaaaaggtttaaaaattaataaacactcaCACCGTAGTTCTCAAACAGTCCCATTGTCCCTGCTCCAGAAGCTTTTTGCGAAACAGTCTCTCGTGGCTCTGTAGACGGTGAGCTATTCTTGGATTTTTGTCATACGACTCAAACAAAATACTAAGCTTCTCACGCAAGTTCTTTAGCTTTGCATCACGTGTACTCATGTCAAGCTTTTCCAAACAGCATTCGACAATGGAAAGCTTAAACCTTGGATCGAAGACTGCTGCCATTGCAAAAAGACCACTGACTTCATCCCAATATTTATCGAACTTCTCTTTCATCGGTGGCACCATGTATCTCACAATCTCATCTTCGCTTCCCTCATTGATCCGAAGCCAATTATGGATCTGGAAAACCTGATAGAAATACAAGTTTGAAGTAGGATAGTTCGAACCAGACATCAAGGTCGTGATTACAGCAAACGGACCCAAGAAATTGCAGATATTCTCAGCTCTTGTCCATTCCTCAGCAGTGGGAGCCATTTTATAACCCTTCTTATCAAATGTCTCCAACTTGGCAAAGGCTCGACGGTACCTGATGGCTCTTTCAAGCATAAAGAAAGTGGAGTTCCATCTTGTCGGAACATCCAGAGTAGACCCCCAGTTTCTACTACACCCGCAGCCTCAACGCATTTCTGGAACAAGTTTTCACGTGTTTCCGATGACAGTACATACTTAACACTCTCTCTTACTTTGTGCAAAGAGTCTCCAATTACCTTCAACCCATCTTGTACTATGAGGTTAAGAATGTGCGCTGCACATCTCACATGGAAAAACTCTCCTCCACACAGCAAAGCATCATCCAAATTCAGCTGTGACTTCACAATATCTTGCATCGAGTCATTACTGGTGGCATTGTCTAACGTCACCGAGAACACCTTCTTATGAACTCCCCACTCTTTTAGTGAATCAAGGAGCTGAATAGCAACATTCATACCAGTATGTGGTGGTGGTAGAGCACAAAACGTCAGGATCTTGCTATTCAACTTCCAATTCCGATCAATGTAATGTGCTGTCACACACATATATCCTTCCCGTTTCACTGATGTCCACAAGTCTGAGGTGAAAGAGACTCGTCCAGGAAGACTAGCCAATTCTCTCTTCAGCGTGTCTCTCTCACTTTCATATAAGCGATACACATCAGCTCTAGCTGTGTTTCGACATATGGTTTGGACATCAGCATTCAAATACTTCCATGTGTCTCTCACCTTTTCATACTCCACGTAGGAGTACGGTAGATCATGCTGGACTATTGTCTTAGCTACCAGTTGTCTGAACACAGCATGATCATACTTGCGAGACACAACTCTTCCATCGACATTGAGTTGCTGCTGCCTTCCTCCATTCCTTGGATACATTTTACATCTCATACGATGCCTTCTCAACCCACTGGTTCCATGCGAGTGGGACTGCCATGCTCCCTCGGTATCTCTCTTGGACCACCGTAAAATCTTTCCACACATCTTCGTtgcctctcttcttcttctctgagACTGACTACCGGAGACTACCGGAGCCCTTAGACACGCCCTTGGTTCTTCTCCCTCCACGGATAACCGACTTCACAGGAACATACTTCTTCTGACTACACGCCTGCTTGGATGAGCCACTACCAATTTCTAGTGTGGATTGGACCATGGGTTTCTGCGAAGCAGTTCCAAAAGTGGTTGGTCTCCGAGGCTTTGTTGTTTGAGATGTTGGAGTGATCTCAACATCAGAGTCCTCTTCTGAATCAACCAAACTGATGAGCTTTCTTTTGCTGCTTTGCTTCTCTCTTgcgataacttcttcatcacaGGGTTGACTACCGATCTCAGCAGCTGCACCAAGTCTAGCAATGAGTTGTTGAGTCTCAAAATCCAACGTAGCCGGTGGCGTGTAGTTAGTATCATACGTCAACTGATCGTCTGATTCGCCTCTTGATCCCATATCGTCTCTTAGGCTCTCAGCTCTCacggttttttttttccgataaTTCTAAGTTTCTAACTAAGTTACGGCTTCGTGCCCTAAGGAAAGATACGTGGGTTAGTGGTCTTagggtttttttatttttttttaaaaccccaaatattgcaattaaattttatacttagagtatgaaactttaaaattgcttgaggacaagcagcTTAAACATTCCTATCAATTCTTCCTATTCCTAAGCAAACAACGAGTTCTCCAATCAACTTAGCGAGCTCTAACTTCTAATCTACATCAGCTTCTTTTCACAATATCCTATTGCTAAGTGACTAACCTGAAGATAGTTTCACGGAATGAAAGGCTGGTCCATGACCTGAGGTCCTGCCTCCTCCTTGTTCACCAAGACTCCAACAGGTCGACAAAGAAAACAATCAAAACCAAAAGAGAGATCAGAGACAACTAAACATCAGAGACATGATTACATAACTTATGAACACGAGAAACATCAGATACACATAGAGAGTCTTGTCTTAACTTCGCAGCGGATTCAGCAGCGTAGCCAATGAACAATCACCCTTCATTCCTTTGAATGATTTTTCATTAGCTACGCAGCTAAAATCCGCTGAACTAGTCAAAACAAGTAATCTCTTCTATGACAACACTACTTATCAGTTAACAACGAGGAAGAAGGGAAGTGAATCATACCCTCAGAAGTCGCTTTGTAACTCGAACGGTCGCTTTGTAACTCTAACTCGAACCGGTAGTGAATCGAAGCaaccaaccaaaaaaaaaacatatcagaGACTTGATGTTGATGTAAGATTAAGATTTAAGAACATGAGTACAAACTAAAGACTTACAATGCTTTTAGTTCTGAGTAGTATATGGTTTTCTTAAACAAGCAAGACAGCGGCTGGTTATAACAGGAAAGCAGGTGTGTGCTCAACACATATATTAAGTCAACACCATAACCAGCTATATCGTGTTGAGCCTACACCAGCTTTCACCGTCATAACCAGCCTCATCCTTGTTCacctacaaaaataaaagagatatcAGAAACTGAATCACTAAACTTCAAGCGAACCAGGACAGACAATTGAAACAACATGCAACAAGCAACCATATAATTTCAAGTTGTCTTAACTTCAATGCGGATCTTGCCCTGTAGCCAACGAACAATCAGTCTTCACTCTTTTGAATGATTTTTCATTAGCTACACGGCGAAGATCCGCAGAAGTCAGAACTATATAGTTGCAAGTAACAAACCGAATTTCTATTTCAAACAAGTAACAAAGCGAATCTCTATTTCAAACAAGTAAACAAAGCGAATCTCTATTTCAAACAACAACTATGAGCTTCGATCTTTTTCTTGAGGAAGGAGGAGTCTTAGAGAGTCTTACATATATTCGGATCTTGCATGCATCTTATGGAACTCGAACCGGTAGTGAATCGAAGCAGAGTGCCCACTTTACGTCTTCACCCACCTGAAAACGAGTAAAACTGTTAGAactccaaaaaagaaaaaatatacagtaactACATAGATCTTTCTTTACCTGTGACATGCATGCGGTCGCCGTCGCTGAAGAAACCATCGCCGGTCTACGGTGGAAAAGGAGTTCGCGGAGAGTTCAAGTCAAGAACTTATCTCCCGAGACAGGAGTTTGATCTGTGAAGTTTAGAACCCGAGGTACGAGTACCGGAGCTTATCGCCATCGCCGGAGCTCCATTTCTAACGGTGGCGACTCGTCTTCCTCTCTCTCAATCagtcactctctctctctctctctctctcttatgttCTAAAGGTGGCTGACGAAATGAGAAGAGAAGATGTTGCGGGACTTTAGGGTTACCGCGGGTTCGATTGGGCCATCCCGCATAAAGCCCATACCGCACAGTCCCTTTCCCGCGAGGCCCGCAACATTGCGGGATATCAAAACATGGGCCCAAACCCGCCCCGCCCCAAGCCTTAACGGGCCTGTCCCGCGGTCCAGGTTCTCGGTTGACATCACTAGTTTCTTGGCTTG
The sequence above is drawn from the Brassica napus cultivar Da-Ae chromosome A8, Da-Ae, whole genome shotgun sequence genome and encodes:
- the LOC106360929 gene encoding uncharacterized protein LOC106360929, whose protein sequence is MSEEELQESDVIFSDDYFINSNKNSSKENNKGKKPATVKKSSPVTIPSRTTFRWPEVEEEEDESEMTPPHVIIGKRRVESQMAFSFSTLKGRDLSRHRISVLRMTGFLEA